AACAATGACagctttaaaataataaaatttgttcACTTGTgcaatttaaaaatatttgaaagctgtataagcaaaaaaaaaaaaaaatgtcaacTTTCAATGTGGtaattttcttcaactttcaatgtggtaattttctttttttacttACTGGGATTCAACACTTTTATTTACTTTGATGATATTAGTAATTGAATTTCAATtatgaaaatttttcatttaaaaaatcatataattcaatttaatagaaatatttttacgatattaattattaaatttcaattgttaaataaaaatagaaagataAATTCTGGAAATTAAAAGTAAATGGACTAGCCAATAACCATAGAAATTGTTGGTAAAATAATGTACTGTTTtgcaaatttataaaattaatagcCCAAATTCTTTTATAAGTTGTTTTTCAGGTTCTATACTATTTAGTAGGTTTTGCATAGTGTAAACtttgatataattttatttatatgcaTTGTTAAACTTAAATTTGTTAAGATAATATTTAGAAAGTTATCTGGTAATTAGATTTAGATGTAATTGTTTATAAATTACACAATACTAGCATGCAAGGACATATTTAAAGGGGCCTGGCAAGGGCCCGAccccctaaaatggaaatttttttatttaggccttttaaagtttttaaaattttaaattagtaaaggtaaaattatactttggcctCACTTAAGAAAAATTTCTGGCTTCGCTCTTGATAGCATGTTTGAGAAACCATTGTAATTGGTGGGTTTCATAGGATTAGGTGTAACGAAGCACCTCAATTACATTTTTCAATTCTTAGAGGAGGGTGAGAATTGGAGTAATTACGAAAATAATTACACctaaatctaattttaaaaattattttatataagttatgaaaattatattataagtatGAACACCTATGAGTGCTTGGGATTTTATGACAAAAATTTCTTATACTATAAtcctaaaaattatattataaaaataatttgtgtattttataaaattataacaaaaatttatattatttttgttacaaaaattattttatcactctaatatttttataatatattttaaatataaaatatgtaagtACATAATTACAATTTATACTATCAAACATGACATAAGAAATTACGATGTAAttagactttgtcaaccaaacaCATATAAGAAATTACAATTTTTGTAACTACAAGAGAGTGTAATTACTTCTTTCAATTACTCTGTGTTGTCCAAACAAACTCTAAATGTTACCTTTTAAAGATGATTGGGTAgatttttgtaaataaataaaaggacgATATAATTTGTTGTCTTTGAACTTGGCAATTAGGTCTACTTTAGTACCTATACATTTTTTTAATTCACTTTAATACTTGAACTTGGCAACTAGATTTACTTTGGTCTCTAAACTTGGATTTCATCAAAATTTGGTGATATGACCAATATTTTTAGAACATGTGTGGATTGGTAAGTTGGAGCAATTGGACTAACAGCTAACTCGTATACTAGTCTAAACAAAGGAGTTGAACCGATTGAATTAGAAATTGCTTGAAACCAATAAATATTGAAAACTGAGACAAAAACCAATGGTTGAACCggtttattaaaatttcatttttaaatttttatgatttattatGATTTGTTTAATTATTGTTGGTCTAATAGTTGAACcaaccaaatcgattaaatcaaGAACTAATGGTCTGACCGATTCAGTCACAGGTTTGGTTATTAGAACACTATATGTGACACTCTAAGATTCTATCATATCATcatttgaaaaattataatttcagAGTTtcacatcattaattttttataattatagagACTGAAATGAATCCAATTACTAACTTCAAGTATCAAAGTGGATAAAAAGAATACAGGTACTAAAGTGAATCTAATTCCAAGTTAAtggataaaaaattatattataccataaataaataaaggacAAAATGAACATCTTAAtgcattattttttttttatgtaaaaaCAATTAAAGatctgcatcactgtcgctttgTCCCTTGGATCCAGCATATACCTAATGGAGTTTACTATGAAATCACCACAGCTAAGTGCCAATGATACAAAAGCATAACCTATCACAGGACAAGATCTAGCCTCTCACGAGATTGTGAATCCGTGAGCTTCAATATTTGACATCATGTCTTCCAACGTCAAAATTCTACGATGATTAATTGGAGTTAAAAACATGTCCCATTCATTGAATTCTATTGAGAGAGTTTTTAAAGTGTTGGTGTATCTTTCAACAAGTGGGTATTGTATTTAATCGGAATTTTGTTTTTCGATTTTGTGAAGTACTTGAATGCTTAAGATGATGAATTCAACATTATAGGAGTACCTTATTATAATAGATCGTGCATGACACATGGTCAACTACTAAAGAAATGTGAGTATTTGCACTTCATAGGACTTAAACTTTAACATTGAGCAACGATACTATGCTAGTCTATTTAGGAGAGGAGCTCTATTCTATTGGACCATCTTCTTCAAGCACTCACACTATTCTTAAAGTCAAAAGACAATACTTTGATTAAAGATAAAATTGACTCATTATAGAGTATATAGACTCTCAATGAACAATAATTTAAAGATTTCTCTCAAACAAATTTACAACCACTCAACATCTACACTTAAAAAATAATATAGTGACgttaaaataaagaagaaaaaaataattgGAAGCAAGGGCGAAGCCAGAATAATCTTTTAGGAgggattgaatgaaattttaatttttttatagtctgtatctttataatttttaaagcattaaatcgaatttttataattttaggagggataaaatgtaattttacctttaataatttaaaatttaaaaaaaaaaatttaaaaggtcTAAATagcaatttttcattttaagggcCTTTGCCAGCCCCCTTAGATTTGCCTTTGACCAGAAGGAAAAGGCGATTCCCATGGCCATTAACCAACATGAATGCAGCAATTGCTCCGAGGTTTTAGTAAATTATACTTAAAgatcactaaattattagtaaatttatgttttagttatttaattttaaaattttataaaatagtcattgaattaatcaaaaattttattttagtccctaaattgtTAAAATCATTATTGTATGATATTTTCTATTCGCATTGTCTATTCTAATTGAAAGCTctcattttctttcttctctatgattcaattttttcatgaaataacttGAAATGTCACGAATCTATGAACCAAATTTTAAACAGCTTTTTTCTATGATCTTCAATACTAACCGTCAAATTAACTTGGACCTAAGGTTTATTCTTTTACTTGTCAATGGGTACGAAGATAAAATACGAGTTTATTTTATAGCAATAGTAATTAATCATTGTTGTTTTAAGGTTAATCTATTTACTTGCCTAGATAATATTTTTTCTTGTTCACTAATAAACCGACTAATTAAACTCATGTTTCTATAGTCAATTCGATCCCCCAATTGGATCGATGGCAAATGCCTACAAAAAGATCGCTTGGATTCATCCATGATTTCTTTATATCGCTTGGATTCATCCATGATTTCTTTATTCCTTTCTAAAAAGAATCTTATCCCTTTCTCTATTTTTAAAATCCTATTTTGAAATAAGATCTACCGTACTAATCGTCGAATCTTCACTTGAGTCCACTAGctagattttaaaaaaataaaaattcgatgacttaaattaaaactttcaaataatttaataactattttataatttttaaattaaatgaccaaaacttaattttattaattgattAATCACCTTAGGTGTAGTTTATAATTTTCAATATAAAGTAACCACCCTTACTTCTTCCTCATTATGTTTGATATACTGGTTAGAGGATTTATTATATGATTCTTTTTTCTCTCAGTTCCAACCACTTCAATTTTGGAAATAATAACTTAAGTTTAAATCCGAAAACAATATTATTAAAGGAAATAGTCAcgaactttaaaaatttaatttttataaatcatAAAACAAACATAAACAATACTTTAATTTTGTGGATTCTACTATTACAAAACATGtgtaaaaatcaagaaaaatgaagaaaaaaattctattgcaaataaacaaacaaagaattTACATGATTTCATACAGTGATATCTCTTTGATTACCAAAGACGGCAACCATTTTGAGCTCAAATAGAGACATAGCAGAATACATCACAAGTGCTCACCACATCAAAGACAGGACATAAATAGTATAGAATCCACCAACATGACAAAAAACATGGCAAGGAAACAAAAAATTTAGATCAAGTATCCTTATCTTTTACTGCTATAACAGAAGATTTGAACCAAGGTACACATGCTGAGGTTGTCTTTTGATATAACCTGTATGCTTCAGCTCGGTACTCTTGTTTCAACATCCGCCGCTCGACAAGCACGGTAACGTAAGCTAAGCACATGCTATTAATCAAAGCTCCAACAAAGGTCCATCCATGTCCCAAGTTCCAAGCGAATACGACCAGTCCCCACCACCACAATTGCTCGCCGAAATAGTTCGGATGACGCGAGTATCGCCACAAGCCTTGGTCGAGATTAGGGACCATAGGCTTTCCGAGTTGTTTTAGCTTGctatttgtggtcacaaaatcaTGGAGCTGTGTATCTGCAAAGTAGGCTATAACAATGCCACACAAACAAACACTAGCAGCAACAAAGTCCCACAAATTCAAGGGCTTATCAACTGAGTGTACCACATAGAGTGGAAGACATATCCCAATCAAAAATATCTGCACAGTTTAATAAATAACCTAAGTTCAAGTTCTCTCATCACCATTTTTATAGTTGCATATGTTGATAAATAAGCTTAATACAAGGGAAGAAAAATACAAGAAAACAAGAATCACTATTTATTAAGGACAATTCACCCATGGCGCATCTTTCAGGATTTAATAAGCACTTCCATTACAAAAAAGAACATGAACAAGAAGAACAACACAATAGGCAAAGAGTGAACgataaattttagttaaaatgtGACATAGGTCCTTGTActtttctaaaatttaaattttagtctatgtacttttatttttaagaatttagtcactctattttttaaattttaaaattcaagtccaTCAGTTAACACTGTAAACTTttgtataatataaaaataaatattttatatttaaaatagtaaaataaattgaaaattcttgtattttagaaatatttatgaaatacACGTGTATTTCTAAGTTCTAACAATTAACTTGTTGCAAAGAAAGCCAAACCTTGAACAAAACTACAAATTCCAAATCTTTCATTTGctcatattattttattaaaaaatcattttaagcaCTAAAATTGATAAAAGCaacaaaaagaaatgaaaaattcACCTGTTGAGAAAAGTAGACAGCAAAGAATGAAATCCACCACCAGTGGCGACCATACTGTCGACGCATATCAGTAAACCTCCAATCTTCTCTAGCACCCCATTGCCAATTTTCACGTCTAAAATAGTTATGAGTCAACCTGATACTCCAAACCCATGTCAACATTATCACAACCTTCGATCTCCATAAATTAAATTGAGCCAATGGGTGTGTTGCATAATAATAAACTAACATCACCGGTATCACCGTCCAATACAAATCAATCATCTGAAAAACCAACAAAAGAAAAACCCATCACAAATAtggaaatttaaataataataataataacaggaCACTAGTAATTGAAAAAGTTCACTGACCCAGTTGCTAGATTGGATGTGACCGATGGTCCAGAAAAGAACATTGACATTGAAGAAAAATAAGACATTAGCTAAGAGCAAAGGGTGGTGAAAGCACCATGACCAAAGAGGAGAAAGAGAAGCGCCGCCATTGTTGGTCTGTAAATGGTTGACGAAATAAAGGTAGAAGAGGATTGAAGGGAGAGGAACAAGAAATGATACGACGGCGTTGTTGAAATTGCTTCTAGACATTGTTTTTAGCTTTGagtttttgggatttttgggtgTTATGGTCGGTGTGGAGCAAACGAGGGATGAATTTTATAGCAGAAGGTGTAGAATTGAGtttattttcttttggttttTTTGTGGGACAAAGCTAAAGCTAAGTTGAAATGATGATGAGAGCAAAGATTGGTGATGAACTGATGATGAAGACCTTTTTCGTGTGTGTGTATGGAAGGTGGCGAATGGGCTCCCATGGCGCCACATTATGTCCATGATCGATGCTGGTTTATAATTATGATTTTTCGGCCTATTCTTTGTTGAAAATGCCATTTTTGGGTTGGTCTCCATCATTATTTATTTCGGTAAATTATACTCGAAATCACTAAACTCTTATAATAagtttacattttaattattcaattttaaaaagtaataaaatgGTCACTAAATAATTCGaatgttttcatttaagttactagACTATTAAAATCGTTGTTGTATCACTTTTTTTATTCATATCGCCTGCATCAATAAAAaactctcctttttctttttcacagttcagtttttttaaatatcatgaattaggtaattaaaattcaaataattttctccAATCTCTAACATTGATTATCAGATtgacttggatctaaggtatgttcttctactcgttTATAGGTACTAATTTATTGTACAAATCATTGAATTATTGTTTAAAACTTGCTAGTTGAACtttcttcttttaaaaaaaagaacCTCGATAATTTAATGacttcaataaaaaattttaaatagtttagtgacttaaaCTTTCACCCTATACAAGGATCAAATTACAAATTGAAGTAACTTTGGGGGTTTTGTAAAGTAAAAAGGATTAGGTTAACAATTAgtcctttaattttttaaaaactaaCTTTAGGCAATGCTAATAATTTGATCAGTTTACGTTTGACCCAAGAGTATACAAACTCCTTTTTTTTATCTAATTAAGAAAATACATAATAATGGATTTGGTTTACGGTGCTTGAAGTGCATGTAATGATGGGGGCAGTAGCCTGTAAAAGGCGAGCTTTTAATTATGAAACTCACATGGAAATCGGAATCCACACAGCCACTGGGCTTTTTAAAATAATACTATTCGAAACCTCGTTTCCGGTCCCCAGCTCCGGCTGTCAACCTGCATAAAGATCTCCGCAATCTACGCCAGCCAGAGATGTAAATAAAACGGCTATAATATTGTAATCCCACCACTGGTGGTGTGGAGAGATCTATCCCACATCCTTTAGTTAaaagtttttcttttagtttataaATCATTTTAATTTACCCTTCACGGGTGATTGAAAGGAATTGATTTATAAAGTTCAATGCCTATaattaataaaatgataaaataataatttttatatattacgtaATTTGGTCCTATTTTTCTGTgcaagttttatattattttgtaactttttatataattaatattttaacaattcaaccGTTAAATTTATCAATATTATTGTACTTGTCACGCATGTAAATTTTTAATcgatttgatatatatattatatcaatctaaaatatatttaacattcaatttttttaaaataaaacaaatagttaaaaattttcatttatgcaAAACTTAACATGCATGATATACATGAATGAAACATAAAATAAGACAATTGA
This window of the Gossypium arboreum isolate Shixiya-1 chromosome 12, ASM2569848v2, whole genome shotgun sequence genome carries:
- the LOC108459637 gene encoding uncharacterized protein C594.04c-like, whose product is MSRSNFNNAVVSFLVPLPSILFYLYFVNHLQTNNGGASLSPLWSWCFHHPLLLANVLFFFNVNVLFWTIGHIQSSNWMIDLYWTVIPVMLVYYYATHPLAQFNLWRSKVVIMLTWVWSIRLTHNYFRRENWQWGAREDWRFTDMRRQYGRHWWWISFFAVYFSQQIFLIGICLPLYVVHSVDKPLNLWDFVAASVCLCGIVIAYFADTQLHDFVTTNSKLKQLGKPMVPNLDQGLWRYSRHPNYFGEQLWWWGLVVFAWNLGHGWTFVGALINSMCLAYVTVLVERRMLKQEYRAEAYRLYQKTTSACVPWFKSSVIAVKDKDT